One genomic segment of Strix aluco isolate bStrAlu1 chromosome 9, bStrAlu1.hap1, whole genome shotgun sequence includes these proteins:
- the BCL6 gene encoding B-cell lymphoma 6 protein — MASPADSCIQFTRHASDVLLNLNRLRSRDILTDVVIIVNREQFRAHKTVLMACSGLFYSIFTDQLKCNLNVINLDPEINPEGFCILLDFMYTSRLNLRENNIMAVMTTALYLQMEHVVDTCRRFVKSSEAEMVSAVKSPREEFLAGRMLSHPEVMAYRSRDVSENGMPLQNGSLCNGRAFAPGLINSLSGSPISYHGYSPLPLNSFLVDDELREMRMPLSELSRAGAFPKERILPCDSSRTIPTEYMRTITDISANMCHATIYAPKEGAAEEARSDMHYSVASGPKPVVPSIRNNAYFSCDKVAKEEERTSSEDEISQHFEPTNTPLDRKGLISPQSPQKSDCQPNSPTESSSSKNARISQNSSSLFTKSPTDPKACNWKKYKFIVLNSLNQNTKQDSADQNEMGTLSPRTYMPMSTCQQSMEPEHLSVQSPTKMSVNGEDSTIPQASRLNNIVNRSRDGSPRSSEGQSPLYMHSSKCSSCGCQSPQHAEMCLHTPGSNFGEEMGETQSEYSDSSCENGAFFCNECDCRFSEEASLKRHSLQVHSDKPYKCDRCQASFRYKGNLASHKTVHTGEKPYRCNICGAQFNRPANLKTHTRIHSGEKPYKCETCGARFVQVAHLRAHVLIHTGEKPYPCEICGTRFRHLQTLKSHLRIHTGEKPYHCEKCNLHFRHKSQLRLHLRQKHGAITNTKVQYRISASEVPPELPKAC, encoded by the exons ATGGCCTCACCAGCAGACAGCTGCATCCAGTTCACCCGCCACGCGAGCGATGTCCTCCTCAATCTCAACCGCCTTCGAAGCCGGGATATCCTGACTGACGTTGTCATCATTGTGAACCGGGAGCAGTTCAGAGCCCACAAAACAGTCCTGATGGCCTGCAG TGGCCTCTTCTACAGCATCTTCACTGACCAGCTCAAGTGCAACTTGAATGTCATCAACCTGGATCCTGAAATTAACCCTGAGGGGTTTTGCATCCTCCTGGACTTCATGTATACATCCCGCCTGAACTTGAGGGAGAACAATATCATGGCTGTGATGACCACAGCACTGTACCTGCAGATGGAGCACGTGGTTGATACCTGCCGAAGGTTTGTCAAGTCTAG TGAAGCGGAGATGGTTTCTGCTGTGAAGAGCCCAAGGGAAGAGTTTTTGGCTGGACGGATGCTGAGCCACCCAGAGGTGATGGCGTATCGGAGCAGAGATGTCTCTGAGAATGGCATGCCTCTCCAAAATGGGTCCCTCTGCAATGGGAGGGCCTTTGCACCTGGTTTGATCAATAGTTTGTCTGGATCCCCCATTTCCTATCATGGATACAGCCCTCTCCCTCTAAATAGCTTCCTTGTGGATGATGAGTTGCGGGAGATGAGGATGCCTCTCTCCGAACTCTCGAGGGCAGGTGCCTTCCCCAAGGAGAGGATCCTGCCATGTGACAGCTCCAGGACAATCCCCACCGAGTACATGAGAACCATTACTGACATCTCGGCCAACATGTGCCACGCTACCATCTATGCTCCAAAAGAAGGTGCTGCTGAAGAAGCCAGGAGCGACATGCACTACAGCGTAGCCTCTGGCCCCAAACCTGTCGTCCCTTCGATCCGGAACAATGCCTATTTCTCTTGTGACAAAGTGGCCAAAGAAGAGGAGCGGACCTCTTCAGAGGATGAGATCAGCCAGCACTTTGAGCCCACCAACACCCCCCTGGACCGCAAGGGACTCAtcagcccccagagcccccagaaGTCAGACTGTCAGCCCAACTCGCCAACCGAGTCCAGCAGCAGCAAGAATGCCCGTATCAGCCAGAACTCCAGCTCCCTCTTCACCAAGAGCCCCACAGACCCCAAAGCCTGCAACTGGAAGAAGTACAAGTTCATAGTCCTCAACTCTCTCAATCAGAACACCAAGCAAGACAGTGCTGACCAGAATGAGATGGGAACCCTCTCTCCTCGCACCTACATGCCCATGTCCACTTGCCAGCAGTCCATGGAGCCAGAGCATCTCAGCGTGCAATCCCCCACCAAGATGAGCGTGAATGGAGAAGACTCTACTATCCCGCAAGCAAGCAGACTCAACAATATCGTTAACAG GTCCCGGGATGGGTCCCCCCGGAGCAGCGAAGGGCAGTCCCCACTGTACATGCATTCGTCAAAGTGCAGCTCCTGTGGCTGCCAGTCCCCACAACATGCTGAGATGTGCCTTCACACCCCTGGCTCAAACTTTGGAGAGGAGATGGGGGAAACCCAGTCTGAATACTCTGACTCCAGCTGCG AGAATGGAGCCTTCTTCTGCAACGAGTGTGACTGCCGGTTCTCCGAGGAGGCCTCTCTCAAGAGACACTCTCTGCAAGTCCACAGTGACAAGCCCTACAAGTGTGACCGTTGCCAGGCTTCCTTCCGTTACAAGGGGAACCTTGCCAGCCACAAAACCGTCCACACAG GAGAAAAGCCGTACCGCTGCAACATCTGTGGGGCACAGTTCAACCGACCGGCCAACCTGAAAACCCACACACGCATCCACTCCGGAGAGAAACCCTACAAGTGCGAGACCTGCGGGGCCAGATTTGTCCAG GTGGCCCACCTCCGTGCTCACGTGCTCATTCACACTGGGGAGAAGCCGTACCCCTGTGAGATCTGTGGCACACGCTTCCGGCACCTGCAGACCCTCAAAAGTCACCTTCgaatccacacaggagagaaaccGTATCAT TGTGAGAAGTGCAACCTGCATTTCCGCCACAAAAGCCAGCTGCGGCTTCACCTCCGGCAGAAGCATGGGGCCATCACCAACACCAAGGTGCAGTACCGCATCTCCGCGAGCGAGGTGCCTCCGGAGCTCCCCAAGGCCTGCTGA